The region GTGCGTGAGCACGCCAACCGCCTTACCTCACCCCAAAAACGAAACGACGAAGCCCGACTGCAGCGCTGGTATGCTGGTCTGTCCAGGAAATCCGCCGGGTCGCCACACGTCTCCAGCAGCGCCGGATCGAGCCTGCCTTCGTGATCGCCTGGTCCGCGTGGCGACGAGCGCATCAGGCCATGGCGCAAGCCTCACATCGCAAACGAAAGGTGCAACTGTAGTGCTAGGTTGGGCATATTCCACCGGGATGTTCTTTTCCTGGTGAGCCGCCACGGCCGTGGGCGTCAGCGGGAAGATCGCGGCTTCTCCGGTCTGTACCATCTCGGAAATCTTCGCCGAGCTGGGGATATACTCAAGCACGTTCGGGCCGATGGTGTCCTTGAACTTGGAAAAGCCCGGCTCGACGTTCTTCTCGTCGCCGCCCTGGATCCGGTTGAACATCAGGAAGGCATGCAGGCCAAAGGATGAGGCCGCGGCGGATTGGAATACGACCGCTTCCTTGTACTTCGGATCCGCGAGATCCATCCAGGAGGTTGGCGGGGCCCAGCCCTTCTCTTCAAACATCTTCTTGTTGTAGGCGAGACCCGTCATGCCGAGGTCGATGCCGACGGCCATGTCGTTCTTCAGCCGGGCTCCCGGGGTGAGATCGGCCAGAGCCGGCGTATCCTTGATCTTCTCGCAGAGGCCGGCGCCGATGGCGCGCACCATGACGCCGTCATCGAGGAACATCAAGTTCATCTGAGGATTGCCTTTGGCCGCTGTAGCCTTGGCGAGAATATCGGACGACGTGCCCGGCACGACGACGACCTTCACGCCGTTTGCCTTCTCGAAATCCGGAAAGACATTCTGCGTGTAGGTTTTTTCGAAGTTGCCGCCATTCATGCCGACATAAACAGCCGCAGGCTCCACTCGGCCCTCGGCTATCTGAGCCCGAACCAGTTTGAGGATCAACACGTCCGGCAGACGGTCAAACCCGCTGCATGATCACTGCCCACTTTGAAGGGCGCACTCCATGGAACGTCAATGTTTGACCCACTGCGGACCATCCCGTGGTTGGAGCATATACCCGGACGCAAATCGCAATGTCATCAGCGCCGGTTTCCATAACGCCCAGACGGTGAATTCTCCTGAAAGTATTTTCAAGTAATCATCGACAGGCTGTGGCTCTTGTCAGGGCGGGTTAAATTGGATGTTTACAGGGGTCGAGTGGGTTCCTCGAAAATCATCTTGCGAATACGTTGAAAAGACACGCTATCCGGTTCCATATAGGCACTTCTTGGAATTTCCGCTTTGTGCTCCAGTGCATACGTGTCATCCTTACCGAGGTCTAGAGTACACTGAGACATAACTGGGCGCATAACACCCGAGTCGGTAGGTCAGAGACAAGTAGAGAAAAGCATGTTGGGAAACACGCTCTAACCCGGAGCGAGAACAAGGGGATCCAATGCCAAATGATGTAACGGCACCTGCGTCAAAGACCCCTGCGGGCAGGGCAGCGGCTACCCCAGCAAAGGAAATTCTCAAAACAACGTCTATGTCGGCCGATGCCGTGAAGGTCATCCCCGGGCATGGCATCGCTGGTCGTCATCCAAAGCGAGAACATCTTGATACCCTGTCCGGCCACAAAGATCCGGGCATGTTTGGTCGTATGTTCCCAAGGCTCCCACCGCTAGAGGTGAGTGATGCCAAGCTGCAGGCGCTTGCTGCCGCGATGCTGGATCCTGATCCGACTGATACCACTCGCGACAACCCTCATGTCCCTGCAGGCTTCACCTACCTGGGACAGTTCATCGACCATGACATCACTCTCGATCTGACTTCCCTTTCCGAGAAGGACAAGGATCCCCTCGGCATTGAGAACTTCCGAACCCCAAGCTTGGATCTTGACGCAGTATATGGCCTTGGGCCGGACGGAAGCCCGCATCTGTATGCCCGCAACCCTGAGAATACGAGCAAGCACGGCCCCAAACTGCTCATCGGCAAGAACATCAATGTCGATTTCGGCGGCGTCACTGGGAACTTCCGCAACGATCTTCCCCGCAGCCCTGAAGGCTTCGCTCTGATCGGCGACCATCGCAACGATGAAAACCTGCTCGTCGCTCAGACGCATCTCGCCTTCCTGAAGTTCCACAACAAGGTTTGTGATCTGATCGCGGGATCTCCCACACCGCCAGCCGATATCTTTGCCGAGGCACGCCAAACAGTAACATGGCACTATCAGTGGATGGTGCTCCACGATTTTGTGGAACGTCTCACTGAACCCGGGATCGTCGCGAGGATCCTTAACGACGGGCGTAAGTACTACCGTTTTAAGAAGACGCCCTATATGCCGGTCGAGTTTTCGGCTGCTGCCTACAGACTCGGCCATAGCATGGTTCGGCAGACCTACAGCCACAACCGGGTCTTTCATAATCCCCCTGCTGATTTCAGCCTGATTTTTGGCTTTAGTGGCCTCTCAGGCCAAATCATCGGTGATCTTGCTCCGAACCCGCCCACAGCCCCCCTGCCGGTTCCTGTGCTGCCGAGCAATTGGATCATTGACTGGCGCCGCTTCTACGATCTCGCCACCCCGGAAGGCACACCCGATTTCACCCTCAACCATGCACGGAAGCTGGACCCGTTCCTTATCCCAGAACTGCACACCCTGCCTGGCGGTGGGGGCAATCTAGCGTTCCGGAACATGAAGCGCGGCGTCAATCTCGGATTGCCCTCAGGCCAAGACGTTGCCAAGGCAATGAGGATCAAGAACCCACTCACGCCCCAAGAGATCGCGAGTGGTCCGGAGGGACAGGTGGCCAAAAAGCAGGGCCTCGATAAGGCAACCCCGCTTTGGTACTACATCCTGAAGGAGGCGCAGGTCCGCCATAACGGCGAGCGCTTAGGTCCTGTGGGCTCGATCCTCATCTCTGAGGTGTTCGTGGGTCTGATCCACGGAGACACAAAATCATTCCTGTGGCAGGCAAAGAACTGGAAGCCGACGTTGCCGGCAGCAAAACCTGGTACGTTTCTGATGACCGACCTGCTTCGTCTGGTGGATGAGATCGATCCGATTGGCTAGCGTTAGCAACCAAGGAAGGCGGGAAGTTCTCATTCACGCCCGCCTTCCCGCTTCAGCTGATTGTCTTTGTGAAGGGCAAGCAGCACTCGCCCGTACGGTCATCCGGGAGGGCACTACAAGGGCTTTCTGCGAAATTCGCGGCTCAGTTGATAGTCTCGATCGAGCGATCGTGTATGCTTCTCTCAAGCTCAAGCATACCGTTGGTGATGCTCGCCCAGCGTCCAGCCATCAGCACTGTGGCCGAGACATTCACGAGAGCCAGGATGACCACCAGGACCATAATAAGGCGGGGAAACTCTTTGCGGCTGTTGACCGCGATCCCTGGACCAGGGGACCCGCCGGTGAAGGTTGGAGGCAATCATCGGGCCATTCCTCAAAGGAAGTCCAACCAAGTCTGCCGTATGATGCGCGTGCAGCGCCAATGGTGAGGTGCGCCAGAGCACTTGGAGGGATGCGAATTACGTGGCCCCGCGTGCGGCCAGATGTATTCCATACTGCGTGGTATGCGAAATTCGCGGTGATTATCCCAACCGTGTAGAAGCGGTTTCAGCCACGAATGTGTCGGTCAGAGCAGACGCATGGAGGATCGCCAAAGAGCCGCCAGTAGCCGATGCCAACCCGAGGGTTGAGGGTCCAATATCCCACGGCCCGAGGCCGCTCACGCGCGGTATCCTCCTCGGCCAGCCAGAGGATCACGGGTGTGCCGTCGCGAGGTGCAGTGGCAACCGGGGCCCAGCCGCCACTCATGATCGTTCTCGACATGGTGGAGGGACCTCACCGTGCCTATCAACGATAGGCAGTAGCCTTTGTTCGCGGTTCCATACTGGGTATCCCGCGAAACTAGAGATCGGTCCTATGCTTTGTCCGATGTTTGCTCTTCGGGGGCCAAGACACGGGCGAGTTCCTCCCGGATCAGTTGAGCCATCTTCGACCCGATCCCGACAAGCTGTTCAAGCCGATCCGCGGCAGCCTCGAGTTGGTCAATGGTTGTGATGCCTTCCTCCTGCAGGCGGTTCCATGCCGCAAGTGGCAAACGAAGGTCTCTGATCGGACCTTCCCAACGCTCACAGTACTGATTGGGCATGAGGGTGCTCCTCTGCCAGCAGGCGGGAGCACACGGATCTCTCTGTCACTGACGCCTGGATCATCCATGCCAGCGATAAGAGTCAACGGCCTTTCGACCCTTCTGTTCGCATCGGCTCTTGGATAGCGGTCCATTCCATAAATGACCTTATCCGAAATTAAATTGTAGAACCCCGTTAGAAAGGTCACTCCTCTCCCCGTTACAAATGTCACTCTCCCTGGGTGATGGTGCTGGGGAGATTGGGTCTGATGACGGTGATCGGGATGAGCCGGCCGGAGATCGATCGGGTTCACATTCTGCGGGACGTCGTGGCGGAGCGAATTACGGTGCGCGAAGCTGCCCAACTGCTGCGGATCACACGGCGCCAAGTGTTCCGATTACTCAAGGCCTATCAGACCGGTGGTCCCACGGCCTTGGTGTCGCGCCGGCGCGGCAAGCCCAGCAACCGCTCCTACCCGGCGGCGCTGCGGACCGAGGTGCTGGCGCTGATCACAGCCAACTATGCCGATTTCGGCCCGACGCTCGCCTGCGAGAAGCTCGCCGAGCGGCACGGCATCGATCTGGGTGTCGAGACGATCCGGCGCTGGATGATCGCGGCGGGTCTCTGGCAGGAGCGCCGGCAGAAGCTCAAAGGGGTGCACCAGCCGCGCTATCGGCGCGACTGCGTCGGCGAACTCGTCCAGATCGACGGCTCCGAGCACTCCTGGTTCGAGGATCGCGGCCCACCCTGCACGCTTCTGGTCTACATTGACGATGCCACCAGCCGGCTGATGCACCTGAAGTTCGTCGAGACCGAGTCGACCTTTGATTATTTCCGATCGACCCGGGAGTACCTGGAGGCCTACGGCAAGCCGGTGGCGTTCTACTCCGACAAGCATGCCGTCTTCCGCGTCAACGGCAAAGGAGCGGTGGGCGGTGACGGCATGACCCAGTTCGGGCGGGCGCTGCATCAGCTCAACATCGACATCATCTGCGCCAACTCGCCCCAAGCCAAAGGCCGCGTCGAGCGCGCCAACGGCACCTTGCAGGACCGCCTGGTCAAGGAGATGCGACTGGCTGGGATCTCGACCCTTGAGGCGGGCAATGCCTTCCTGCCGGCATTCATGGCGGACTTCAACCGCCGCTTTGCCAAGGCGCCCTACAGCGACAAGGACCTGCATCGCCCGCTCAGCGAAGACGATGAGCTGGATGACGTGTTCGCCTGGCGCGAGGAGCGGACGGTCTCGCGCAGTCTGACCCTGCAGTACGACCAGGTGCTGTTCATTCTCGAGCCGAACGCGATCACGCTGTCCCTCGCCCGCCAGCGGGTGACCGTCTACGACTATCCGGATGGGCGCTTTGCCATCAAGCACAAGGGCCTGGAGCTGCCGTACAGGCCCTTTGACCGCCGTCAGCAGGTGGATCAGGCGGCAGTTGTCGAGAACAAGCGGCTGGGCCCGGTTCTGGCCTACATTGCCGAGCGGCAGAAGGAGCTCGACATGAGCCGGAGCAACAGCGCCCCGCGGCGGCGCGGCCAAGGCAAGAGCCTGTTCAAGGTGGGTTGAGCTCTCAGCAGTCACTCCCCGGAGGTGACATCTCTAATGAGGACAATCAGAGACTTGTCTAACGAGTTCTGACATAAATTGTAGAACCCCGTTAGAAAGGTCACTCCTCTCCCCGTTACAAATGTCACTCTCCCTGGGTGATGGTGCTGGGGAGATTGGGTCTGATGACGGTGATCGGGATGAGCCGGCCGGAGATCGATCGGGTTCACATTCTGCGGGACGTCGTGGCGGAGCGAATTACGGTGCGCGAAGCTGCCCAACTGCTGCGGATCACACGGCGCCAAGTGTTCCGATTACTCAAGGCCTATCAGACCGGTGGTCCCACGGCCTTGGTGTCGCGCCGGCGCGGCAAGCCCAGCAACCGCTCCTACCCAGCGGCGCTGCGGACCGAGGTGCTGGCGCTGATCACAGCCAACTATGCCGATTTCGGCCCGACGCTCGCCTGCGAGAAGCTCGCCGAGCGGCACGGCATCGATCTGGGTGTCGAGACGATCCGGCGCTGGATGATCGCGGCGGGTCTCTGGCAGGAGCGCCGGCAGAAGCTCAAAGGGGTGCACCAGCCGCGCTATCGGCGCGACTGCGTCGGCGAACTCGTCCAGATCGACGGCTCCGAGCACTCC is a window of Microvirga ossetica DNA encoding:
- a CDS encoding extracellular solute-binding protein; the encoded protein is MNGGNFEKTYTQNVFPDFEKANGVKVVVVPGTSSDILAKATAAKGNPQMNLMFLDDGVMVRAIGAGLCEKIKDTPALADLTPGARLKNDMAVGIDLGMTGLAYNKKMFEEKGWAPPTSWMDLADPKYKEAVVFQSAAASSFGLHAFLMFNRIQGGDEKNVEPGFSKFKDTIGPNVLEYIPSSAKISEMVQTGEAAIFPLTPTAVAAHQEKNIPVEYAQPSTTVAPFVCDVRLAPWPDALVATRTRRSRRQARSGAAGDVWRPGGFPGQTSIPALQSGFVVSFLG
- a CDS encoding peroxidase family protein produces the protein MSADAVKVIPGHGIAGRHPKREHLDTLSGHKDPGMFGRMFPRLPPLEVSDAKLQALAAAMLDPDPTDTTRDNPHVPAGFTYLGQFIDHDITLDLTSLSEKDKDPLGIENFRTPSLDLDAVYGLGPDGSPHLYARNPENTSKHGPKLLIGKNINVDFGGVTGNFRNDLPRSPEGFALIGDHRNDENLLVAQTHLAFLKFHNKVCDLIAGSPTPPADIFAEARQTVTWHYQWMVLHDFVERLTEPGIVARILNDGRKYYRFKKTPYMPVEFSAAAYRLGHSMVRQTYSHNRVFHNPPADFSLIFGFSGLSGQIIGDLAPNPPTAPLPVPVLPSNWIIDWRRFYDLATPEGTPDFTLNHARKLDPFLIPELHTLPGGGGNLAFRNMKRGVNLGLPSGQDVAKAMRIKNPLTPQEIASGPEGQVAKKQGLDKATPLWYYILKEAQVRHNGERLGPVGSILISEVFVGLIHGDTKSFLWQAKNWKPTLPAAKPGTFLMTDLLRLVDEIDPIG
- a CDS encoding helix-hairpin-helix domain-containing protein is translated as MPNQYCERWEGPIRDLRLPLAAWNRLQEEGITTIDQLEAAADRLEQLVGIGSKMAQLIREELARVLAPEEQTSDKA
- a CDS encoding ISNCY family transposase, giving the protein MTVIGMSRPEIDRVHILRDVVAERITVREAAQLLRITRRQVFRLLKAYQTGGPTALVSRRRGKPSNRSYPAALRTEVLALITANYADFGPTLACEKLAERHGIDLGVETIRRWMIAAGLWQERRQKLKGVHQPRYRRDCVGELVQIDGSEHSWFEDRGPPCTLLVYIDDATSRLMHLKFVETESTFDYFRSTREYLEAYGKPVAFYSDKHAVFRVNGKGAVGGDGMTQFGRALHQLNIDIICANSPQAKGRVERANGTLQDRLVKEMRLAGISTLEAGNAFLPAFMADFNRRFAKAPYSDKDLHRPLSEDDELDDVFAWREERTVSRSLTLQYDQVLFILEPNAITLSLARQRVTVYDYPDGRFAIKHKGLELPYRPFDRRQQVDQAAVVENKRLGPVLAYIAERQKELDMSRSNSAPRRRGQGKSLFKVG